A segment of the Yersinia rochesterensis genome:
CTACCGGATCCCAGAACCACCAACCGCCCCAGCCAAGCTCATAATAAGCCCAAGCTGAACCCAGCACGATCCCCATGGTCAGGAATACCCATGCGGCCTGAGTCCACGGACGTGACCAGCGAGCCCAAGCGCTATCCAGCCGCCCCGCCATTAAAGAAGCAATAGCAAAAGCAAATGCCACCGAGAAACCGACATAGCCCATATAGAGCAATGGTGGATGGAAAATCAGCCCGACATCTTGCAACAGCGGGTTTAAATCATTGCCATCAATCGGGAAGTCCGGCAAGGTGCGGTTAAAGGGGTTCGAAGTCAGAATAATAAACAGCAAGAAGCCGCCCGTAATCATCCCCAACACCGACAATACGCGGGCAACTGCATCATCCGGCATGGAGCGGCTAAACAGCGCCACCGCCAGTGACCAACAACTGAGCAGCAAGACCCACAGCAGCAGAGACCCTTCATGCGCCCCCCAAGTTGCCGCAATGCGGTAATAGACCGGCAGATGTGAATTCGAGTTCGCCGCCACATAAGAGACGGTGAAATCATTCACCACAAATGCATATACCAAGCATATAAATGAAAGCGCAATGGTGGCAAACATACCGTAGGTCAATGGCCTACCGGTTGCCATCATGCGTGCATCTTGACGCGCCGCCCCCCATTGCGGATACAAACTCAGCAATAGCGAGAGAGCCAGCGCCAGACATAATAAGAAACCGCCAATTTCAGGAATCATGAAGCATTGCCCTCACCCACGGCGCTGTTATAGGCCTCCGCTGGGCGGATATGATTTTCTTTCATCGCCTCTTTCACTTCCGGTGGGGTATATTTTTCATCATGTTTTGCTAAGACTTCTTTGGCATTGATGGTGTTGTTTTCAGCAAAGACCCCTTGCGCCACCACCCCCTGCCCCTCACGGAACAGATCGGGCAGAATGCCGGTATAAGTGACGGTGACAACACCGCGAGCATCATAAACTTTGAAACTCATTTCCAACGTTTTTTCGTCGCGCTTCACCGACCCCGGCATCACCATACCGCCAATGCGCAAGCGCTGACCGATTTCCGGCTTCTCATGGCGCTCGCCCTTGCCCTGCAAAATTTCACCGGGGGTATAAAACAAATCAATATTAGCCCGCAGCGCATACAGCACCAGAGTGGTGGTCAAACCGATGCCAATCAGCACCACAATCGCCAGATAGAGTCGACTTTTCCTACGTGGGTTCACTGTGTTTTCTCCTGCGAATGGGCCACATTTTTGGCTTGCTGAGTCGGGGCCTGATTTGCCTGACGAATACGTTGCTCTCTCGCCTCACGGCGCTGAATATCCGCTAATAACTGTTTGTGTTGCCATAGGGTATGTGCCCACAAGCTCAACAGTGACAGTAAAGTGGCGGCCACCGCCAGCCAGACATAAAAGGCGTAGCCGCCCATGGCAAAAAATGCCGCCCAAGAATGAAAGGCCGGATTCATACGCGAGGCTCCTTACGCAAGAGAGCGGCAACCCAAGGGCGATGCCGCTCTTGTTGCAAAATCAGATTGCGCAAACGCATTAATGTCAGAGTGATAAAGAAGAATAAATAGCCAAAAATGGCCCAGCGCAGTGGTGAACGCATGCTCGGATCAATGCTTTGCTGCATGTTAGTGGAACCCTGATGCAAGGTGTTCCACCACACGACAGAGAAATGAATGATGGGAATATTGACCACGCCGACCAATACCAAAATACCGGCAGCTCGCCCCGCCAATTTGCGGTCTTCGAAGGCGTTATACAGGGCGATCACCCCCAGATAAAGGAACAATAGCACTAACTCAGAAGTCAGCCGCGCGTCCCAGATCCACCAAGTTCCCCACATCGGTTTACCCCAAGCCGAACCGGTGACCAAAGCAATAAAGGTGAACACCGCGCCCACCGGGGCCATAGCCGCGACCAGGTTATCAGACATTTTTATTTGCCAGATTAAACCAACAAACGCCGCGATAGCCATCGACATATAAATGCCCATCGACCAAATTGCTGCCGGAACATGCAAGTACATGATACGGAAGCTATTACCTTGTTGGTAATCCGATGGAGCAAAACCAAGCCCCCACACCCAGCCCACAATCAAGCAGACAGCAGCCCCAATCGCCAGCCATGGAATAAATCGGCCACACAGCTGATAGAGCCGCTCGGGTTTAGCGAATTGATGAAACCATTTCCACATTTTTCATTGCTCACATTAAAATTGGACGGGCATCACCGTCTTGGCAATACCGGTGCAGGGTACGGCGCACAATCTGCTCTGACTGGCGTGGGCTACCGCGCTTAAGCTTCTGAAAATCGGTACTCTTTTCTTTTTACAAATCTTTTCTGACAAACAACCTGCTTGCAGCCAGCCCTAAACAGCTAGTGCACACTTACTCTCAATGCAGCGGCGGTAGCAAAAGGCGTCAGTGTCGCACTCCCTGCCAACATGGCTCCCAAAATCGCCAGATAGCCGTCGATGGGGAGTGACATAGACGCGGCATCAATGGCCGCCGTGGCAAATATCAACACCGGGATATACAGCGGCAACACCAATAAACTCAGCAGAACCCCACCTTTGCGTAATCCCACCGTCAGCGCGACGCCAATAGCGCCGATAAAACTTAAGGTCGGCGTCCCCAAAAGCAACGTTAGCGCCATCGCAATGGCGGTATTACTGTCGAGGGAAAGCAACAACGCGACCAGCGGTGATAAAATCAGTAAAGGTAGCCCGGTAACAACCCAGTGAGCACACACTTTGCCTAGCACCGTGAGTGCCAGCGGGCTAGGTAATAACAGCAACTGCTCAAGAGAGCCATCGTAGAAATCATCACGGAAGAGCCGCTCCAGTGATAATAATGATGCTAATAATGCTGCGACCCAGACAATACCGGGGGCAATGCGCGCCAATAATTGTGGTTCGGGGCCAATACCCAGTGGAAACAAGGTGATAACAATCAGAAAAAACCAGAGTGGATTAACAATTTCTGCACCTTTTCTGAAGGCAATTTTCAATTCACGGCGCAACACGCTAATAAACATTAATTCACCTGCGTGTTGGTTAAACGGATTTTACGCACCTGCTGCCCAACACCATCCAAATCCTGATGGGTGGTAAGCAGCACCATGCCCCCTTTGGCGGCATGCTCCACAAACAGAGGCAACAACGTGCTAACGCCCTGCTTATCAATCGCGGTCAATGGTTCATCCAAAATCCATAATGGCGCTTGACTCAACCACAAACGGGCCAAAGCCACCCGTCGCTGCTGGCCGGCAGACAACTGCGATACCGGTAAATCTTCATATCCCACCAGCCCGACTTGAGACAAGGCCTGCCAGATTGCAGCACTATCAACCTGTTGAAAAACCGACTGATAAAATGCCAGATTTTCAAAAGGAGTCAGGACAGACTTGATTCCCGGCTGATGGCCTAAAAATAATAAATCCTGATGATAGCGGGCGCGATCGCGGCGGATGTTTTCTCCCCGCCAATGCACCTGTCCTTCGTCGGCATCAGCCAACCCCGCCAGAATGCGCAATAAGCTGGTTTTACCCGCCCCATTTTGCCCCTCTACCTGCACAATCTCTCCCGCAGCCACACAAAAACTGAGCTGTTGGAATAAGCGTCTTTCATCTCGGATGCAGGTCAGGTTTTTAGCTTCCAGCATGAAGGATTGTCTTCCACCGTAGGATTGTGAGTTCAGGAAAACCGAATGATAACATAAGGCTTAATCCTTACGTAGCGTAGGTCTAACCCTACCCCTACCCTTATAGAGGTATTATTCGGCATTAAGATCAAGTTTCTGTAGAAAAAACCTACAACATTAAAACCGGGTAACTTTTTATTTCAGTGCTCATCACCAAAAGAATCGCGAACCCCCATTTGCAACTATGCTTATTGCTCAGCTCGTTATTTTCTTCACTAACCGGGAATCCCCTATGAGTAATGAAAAACAACCTCAGGATAAGGGTGATTTGAAAGCGGAAAGTGATGAGCAGCATGAAGTACAGGAAATTGAAGTGAATGAAAAAAACCTCCCCTCCAAAGCCGCGGCTATTCATGAAATTATCCGCGTCGACGGTGAAAAAGAGTTAGAGCGCGACAGTTTTGCACTGCTCTGGTCGGCGGTCGCTGCCGGGCTTTCAATGGGAGCATCCTTGATTGCCAAAGGTATTTTTCACGCAAAATTGCCGGATACCCCGGCCAGCTTTCTTGTTGGAGAATATCGGCTATACCTTTGGTTTTATTATTGTCATTATGGCCCGTCAACAACTCTTTACTGAAAATACCGTCACGCCGGTGCTGCCAATAATGCAAAAACCCAGCCGTCAAAACTTCATCCTGCTATTTCGGCTCTGGGGTCTGGTTTTATTGGGCAATCTGATTGGTACAGGGATAGCGGCTTATTCCTTTATTCATATGCCGATATTTGACGATACCACGCGCAGGGCATTTGTCAGTATTGCTCAAGGGGTAATGGAGAGTTCTCCGGGAGAGATGTTCGCTAAAGGAATATTTTCTGGTTGGATCATTGCCACTCTGGTGTGGATGATGCCCTCCGCAGGGGCCGCCAAAATATGGGTGATTTTCCTGATGACCTATTTAGTCGCTTTATGTGACCTAACCCACATTGTGGTCGGCTCGGTGGAGATCTTCTATTTGGTATTTAACGACTCAATACCCTGGCAGAAATTTATTTACCCTTTCGCCCTCCCGACACTGGCGGGTAATATTATCGGTGGCACCTTTATTTTTGCCCTGATCAGTCATGCGCAGATCCGCAGTGATATGACCCATCGACCTAAAAAAAGTGACAAAGTGGACAAAAGCACATCATCTTCCCGTAAGTAACAGCACCGATTCAGACTCTCTGAGCTATTGGTTTTAGGTTATCAATACCATTTATTCACTATAAATTGGCGATAGAGTAACCAAACAGACAGCTAACTGCTTATTATCTGGGTCAAAATGCGTATAATGCTCCGGCAGTACACTTCATCGGCAGCCACCCTGCCGCTGATCGGGTCCCCGTAGTTAAACGGATATAACAAGCCCCTCCTAAGGGCTAGTTACTGGTTCGATTCCAGTCGGGGACACCATTAGCACTTCTCAGCACATCCCACTAAGTCCATAAAACCCTGTTAAAACAACGATATATAGACATTTAGTGTCTAAAGATATCCCATAATGTTTAGTGGGATCTAAGCACATATATGTATAAGATTGCGTATTGTGTCACTCTGGCCAGCGCTTCGGACGTGTTATCAATGCTGACTTTCTTGGCCTGTTTAGATAGCAGCTTTTCTTTTCCAGCAATCCGATACTTCAACCGCCAGTAACGTGAACTATTTGTGTTTACTAATAAAAATAATCCGCCACCGTCGGAGAGCTTGTAAGGTTTCTCTTTTCGTTTTGCGGTATCCACTTGCCGGGCGTTTAGTTTCATGTGGGGGTATCTCATTCCATTGAACCTAGACTTACCCCCATTTATACCCCCAACTATCTATAGAACTCAGTAGATGCGGATAAACGTAGGGATACCAGGAAGTTCCAGAGATACTGATTATATAAGGGATTTATGGACTTAGATAGACTTCGCCCTACAGGATTCGAATACATCAAGTATTGACATGTTTTATATGAATAAAATCGTGTTCGATAAAATTTATACCAACATTTATACCAACAGATAAATTTGTTAGAAAATACAGCCTATTATCGCTGGACTAGCATGCCCGGATAATGCTTGGCAATGATATCATTCATTCTCTCAGTCAGCTCAGGTCGCTTGAATGTCAGATGAGCGGTTCCTTTCTGAAAGTAACGAATGCTGAAAAATGCATCTTCGTAAACATCCTTCGAAGGGTTATCACGAATATGCTCCATCAACCGAGTAGTAACATCACCACGGTTGTCAGGGATGGGTTTTCCATCCAACAGAAACAGCATTCGCTCCAGGTCCGCCAGTTGATCCCGCCGCCAGCCCCAGTTCAAACTAAATCCCCAGCGGTTATGCGTCACCAGATTGTTGACGATGATCTTTTTACCAAAGCTGCAGGGACTATTGGTTTTGTAATCCCACGACAGCCCTTTGAAGACATTGATAATGCCACGCTCAAAGACATCCATTTTGTTCAGATGTAGCTGCTCAAAAGTACTGAGGATATTCGCCTCGCTGATGGCAGGTAGATCCCCCTCCTCCAGGTTCTTATACCACTGGTCGCGAGCCTGTGCATCCATCAAGGCCATCATGCCAGACTTCAACATCAAATCGCGCCAGATACTGCGATCAAGATTACGGGTTATCGTAGTCATTGCGGTTTTCACGTTTTCCATGAGCCAGCAGCCACAACGGAAGTCCTGACGCATCGCCCAGTCGCGGGCGGTTTTACCGCCGATACTGCAGGTCAGCGTCGAGATGTCGGCAAGTTGCTGGATGAGTTGTTCGATTTGTTTCAGTGCGGTATCGCGGCCAGTGACAACACGCTCGATACTGGTCGAAAGGATAAGTTCATTGTGTTCCGTCAACACGTCGGGTTCTGTTTGCATCGTCAATCGTCCGTAAAAGCAAACACGCCTGCCGGAAGTGGCAGGCGCATTATGCGATGAGTAAAAAGAGTGGGAAGTACAGAAGTAAAAATCAGGAATGATGCTCGAAGAATTTACGTATTCATTAATCCGGTAGCTCGCTTTGCTCTGAGAATATCGGTAGCCGTCAGGAACGGTGTCTGCTCCTGCCATGTAAACCCTTTGCGGTCAGTGCGTATCAGTTCATAACGTTCCACCAGGAAATTCACCGCATCAGCCAATGTTATTCCCGCTTCGATATGCTCCTGAATGGCCGTGTCATCATGGAATGGCGTGTCGTTAAGTGTCAGACCGTAATGGTGATCCAGCAGATACGTTAAAAGTTGCTGCCAGACCTGTACGGGCGACAAGCGTGACGCAACCGGCACCGTGGCCGGTACAGATGAAATGTGCATGAGTTGAGTCCTAATAAAAGAAGAAGTGAGGAGGTGTCACTGGGTTGGATAAATAGAAATGTAAACGTAGCCGCAGCTACCACGGGTATTCGAAAAATTGGACTTCATCCGTTACTGCTGCAGAAGCTTGAACGCAACATTGAGTTTTCAGCATCTACCCATAAACGTGCCCGTTATCTGTGGAGCTTAATTCTCGAACACCATAAAGACCCCCGTAATCGTCGCTATGATGTCGATTGGTACGACTTGAAGGCTCGAATTAAAACCCAAGGCTGGACAGCCGGTGTTCTGCGAGAATTTCGTAGGGTTATGGCACCACGGCTAGAGATGAAATCGCCATATGGCTTGGGAGAGGTCAAACCGCCTAGTGACTCTTGGGAGGAGATCCATTTTAGCAAATTAGGTCAATTTGAAGTTGTGTTCACCAATAGGCATGACGACGATTTAGATGTGCCTGACAATGTATTGCTACAGGTCTTTAGTGCTCTGGAAGAGCAACTAATCATTGCCGCTGGAATACTGGAGGATATCGATACTTCCTACTTCCCAATCCCAAGCTGTTATCCGGAACGTGATGTGGACGGAGAAGAAAACTTCTCGAAAGGGGCCGATGTATTAATATGGTTTGTCCAACTTTTTGACCGAGTAGCTGAGAAGTGGCCAGAATTGGCTAATGCTCATGTAACCACCTGGCCAGTAACAGAACCATTTTTCTTCCGAAAACTGAGACTTTATGCCTTCAGTAAAACAGCCGTTTTTGGGGCTGACCGAATTGCCGAAGAAGTTTTGTCTATAGAGCAAAATAGCTTCTGGGACACAAATATTACCCGAGAACTTCTTTTTTTACTGGTAGACCGATGGGCAGAATTCCCACGAGAGAACCAAAATCGAATCATCGAACGTATTCTGACTGGCCCCTATCAAATACCTTATTTGTCTGAGGAAGAACTTCCGAAAGGAAGAGAGGTGTTGGCTGCTAAATACACTCGTTATCTCGAACTGCATGGTTGTGAACTGGGCACTATTTATCGTGATCGGCTCATTACGATGATAAAAAGAATTCCTGACTGGAATGATCGCTGGGCCACATCTGTAGTCATCAGTTGGGGCTCTCGCTCTGGCTGGGTTAGTACAGACGAAAAACCAGATGTAATATCAGATCTTCCTGTAAACGAGATAATCCCAAAAGTAAAAGAGGTGCTTAAACGAGATGATGACAGCTTTACTCGTAGGCGGCCCTTTGTTGGTTTGATAAAAGAAAATCCGCGTAAGGCATTGTCTGCGCTTACTATTGCAGGGAAAATCGGTGATTATCCTAAGGAATTATGGTCGCCAATGATAAGTGAGCTACCTGCAGATCTTAAACCAAGGTTGAAACGAATATTCCTGAGCCGAATTGCGAGATTACCGATTACAACTTTAGTCGAACTACGACATACATTAAGTAGTTGGCTTGAACAAAATTTAGTTGCGACTCT
Coding sequences within it:
- the ccmE gene encoding cytochrome c maturation protein CcmE, whose translation is MNPRRKSRLYLAIVVLIGIGLTTTLVLYALRANIDLFYTPGEILQGKGERHEKPEIGQRLRIGGMVMPGSVKRDEKTLEMSFKVYDARGVVTVTYTGILPDLFREGQGVVAQGVFAENNTINAKEVLAKHDEKYTPPEVKEAMKENHIRPAEAYNSAVGEGNAS
- the ccmD gene encoding heme exporter protein CcmD; translated protein: MNPAFHSWAAFFAMGGYAFYVWLAVAATLLSLLSLWAHTLWQHKQLLADIQRREAREQRIRQANQAPTQQAKNVAHSQEKTQ
- a CDS encoding heme ABC transporter permease, which translates into the protein MWKWFHQFAKPERLYQLCGRFIPWLAIGAAVCLIVGWVWGLGFAPSDYQQGNSFRIMYLHVPAAIWSMGIYMSMAIAAFVGLIWQIKMSDNLVAAMAPVGAVFTFIALVTGSAWGKPMWGTWWIWDARLTSELVLLFLYLGVIALYNAFEDRKLAGRAAGILVLVGVVNIPIIHFSVVWWNTLHQGSTNMQQSIDPSMRSPLRWAIFGYLFFFITLTLMRLRNLILQQERHRPWVAALLRKEPRV
- the ccmB gene encoding heme exporter protein CcmB; this encodes MFISVLRRELKIAFRKGAEIVNPLWFFLIVITLFPLGIGPEPQLLARIAPGIVWVAALLASLLSLERLFRDDFYDGSLEQLLLLPSPLALTVLGKVCAHWVVTGLPLLILSPLVALLLSLDSNTAIAMALTLLLGTPTLSFIGAIGVALTVGLRKGGVLLSLLVLPLYIPVLIFATAAIDAASMSLPIDGYLAILGAMLAGSATLTPFATAAALRVSVH
- the ccmA gene encoding cytochrome c biogenesis heme-transporting ATPase CcmA; translated protein: MLEAKNLTCIRDERRLFQQLSFCVAAGEIVQVEGQNGAGKTSLLRILAGLADADEGQVHWRGENIRRDRARYHQDLLFLGHQPGIKSVLTPFENLAFYQSVFQQVDSAAIWQALSQVGLVGYEDLPVSQLSAGQQRRVALARLWLSQAPLWILDEPLTAIDKQGVSTLLPLFVEHAAKGGMVLLTTHQDLDGVGQQVRKIRLTNTQVN
- a CDS encoding DUF4942 domain-containing protein, whose translation is MQTEPDVLTEHNELILSTSIERVVTGRDTALKQIEQLIQQLADISTLTCSIGGKTARDWAMRQDFRCGCWLMENVKTAMTTITRNLDRSIWRDLMLKSGMMALMDAQARDQWYKNLEEGDLPAISEANILSTFEQLHLNKMDVFERGIINVFKGLSWDYKTNSPCSFGKKIIVNNLVTHNRWGFSLNWGWRRDQLADLERMLFLLDGKPIPDNRGDVTTRLMEHIRDNPSKDVYEDAFFSIRYFQKGTAHLTFKRPELTERMNDIIAKHYPGMLVQR
- a CDS encoding TA system toxin CbtA family protein; translated protein: MHISSVPATVPVASRLSPVQVWQQLLTYLLDHHYGLTLNDTPFHDDTAIQEHIEAGITLADAVNFLVERYELIRTDRKGFTWQEQTPFLTATDILRAKRATGLMNT